The Calothrix sp. PCC 7507 DNA segment ATCTTTTAAATTAATTAATACCTCCTCCATTGTCTCACCTTCTGTAATACAACCGGGAAGCGCTGGAACTTCAGCCCAATAGCCACCTTCTTCTGCTGGATGAATAATTGCTTTTATTTTCATCGGCTTTGCTTTGATTTACTTATATTCAATTATCCGGTTTTTCGGAATCTCGGACAGAGAAAAAACTAAATCACGAGCCACTGTTAGCGATCGCATCCACTGACAATAACATTGTTAGTAGATGCGATCGCATTATCACCCGACACAATAGCTTTGTTAGTGGATGCGATCGCATTATCGCTCGATACAATAGCTTTGTTAGTGGATGCGATCGCATTGTCACCCGATACAATGGCTTTGTTAGTGGATGCGATCGCTTTGTCACCCGATGCGGCATAATTAACTACACAACGTCATTGCGAATGGAGCGGAGCGGAAGGAAGCAATCGCAAGGGCTGGGATTGCTTCGCTCCGCTCGCAATGACTGTAAATATATTTGTTTAAATACTTCACAGAATCTACAGAGGTGCATGAGGTAGCAGAAAAATTTATTAATTCACGCAAACTGCTATCAGCCCCCAGTGCCAGATATCGGATTTATGAAATACTGATGGTTACGTGGGAAAGGAGGCTGAAACAAATATTTAAAAAATTCTGAAAGCCTTAAATATTACACTTTACAAGTCGCAACGCGAGAAAAGAAGTTCAACAATCCCCACCCTTCAACCCCGAATTTTCCCATATAGGGGAACACCCCTCTCAATCCCTTTTTTATACGCTCATTGATTTCTGAGTAGCTGCTGAATGAATACCAATCCACTGCCTTGGCAAACCGAAGATAATTTTCTGTATCTTTGTCATTCCACTCATCTAGTTTTATACCCAGCCTATTTCCCGTGCTAATCCATATTTCCTTTTGCACACTAAAGCCGAAACGTTTGTCTGAATTATTCACCCAAAGCTGGTCTATTGTTTTTAAGTCCGAACAAGAAAAATTATTAATGTTGTTATAATCTAAATTCCCATAATCTTTAGCAATATTGACCATGAGTCCGTGTGTTTGTCTATCAGCTGCTTGCCAATTTTTAGCTTTCAAAGAATATTCAAGTTGAGCATATAAATGTTGGGTAAGAGATTTTTCTACCCGTTCTCTCAATTCTGCTGCTGGGGTGTTAGTTGACAGTAGCTTAAGTAAGCTTCGATGAACAGCTTCAATATCTTCGGCTGTAAGCAACGGATTATTTTTAGTAGGATCAGTTTCATTTGTATGGGTTTTTAAAATCTTAAATGCTGTTGTATAAGCTTTTATAGCTTCCTGATCTTCTTGCTTTTGCTCTAGTACACTACCTTGAGTTTTCAGGAAAAATACTTGAATTTGTAAACCATAACTAGAATTTAATTCATTCTTATCCGTTGTGGATAAATTTTTCTGACTTTCTCGAATTTCCTTTTTAGCATCACCCCATTTTTCTAATTGTTGATATGCTTGTGACTTAGCAGCAAATAATAGTGCTTGTTTTAATTGATGATTGTCAATATTAAATGATAATGCAGCTAATCTTAAAGCTTCGTCTGAATCTGATGAACTTTTATTGCGTAATTCTCCAGCTAGTTGGACAAGTTGACGAACATTTGCAACCTCTATTTTAGTTTCTTCATTTTTTGTATTTGTTTGATTCAGTTCAGCTTCTTTATCTTTAAGTTTTGCCAAAATTGCTGATTCTTTTTTCTGGGCTAGACTAAGCTGACTATTAGCTGTATTTAAATACTGTCTTGCTATTGCAGCATCTTGCTTAAACTTTGATGCACTTTTTTTAGAATTTTCTGCTTGTTGCTTTTCTTCTTTAGCAGTTTTATCTGCTTCTATTGCTTTTTGTTGTGCTAATTTTTCATTTTCTTTAGCTTTCCTTTCTTGTGATATTGCTTGTGCATAACTGTCTTTAGCCTTTCGTTCACTTTCTTGTACATCTTTAGTCTTCTGCTGGGCTTGTGTTAAATTTTTTTGAGCTTTATCAACCTGTTTATTTGCTACTTCAACTTGCTTTCTGGACAATATCCCCAAAGTGGCTGCTCCCAGAACTGCTACAACCAAAATCACAATTCCAACACTAATTCTTCGTTGAGCTTTCTTATTAGCTTGACTTAGTAATTCATTTCTTGACTCGGTTGCTTCTCTATCTTTTCTTTCTCTCTTCAAAACAGCTTCTTTTTCTTTAGCAGCAATCTCTTCTTGAATTTCTTGCTCTTTACTCGCTGCTAAAAACTGCCTATCTTGATAACTTAAACTCTTAGGCTTTGCCCATGCTTCAGCCTCTTCTAAAGCCTTCCCCCGCAATAATCGTGATGCATCGTTTCCTTGTGAAGCTACCCAAAAGCGGAAATTCTCTGAATATGGGCGCAGATTTTTTAATTGATTATCTATCCAATTTTGATTAAAAACTTCTTGATATATGGGATTATAAACTCTTAAATTGTTTTGCTGCCTAACAACCAATCCTGAAAGCTGTAACTCACTTTGCTCTAAAGTATCATCGGCTGTAATCTCAGATTGCTCATCCCTCAATCTAATTTGCTGATACAGTTCTAATAAATATCCAGCCCGTTGTTCATCGCGCAAAATTCTCGCTTGAATTGTGCGTAAATGCTCAGGCTCATCTTGAGATTCCCAATTTTCAATAATCCGAGATTTCACTACCTGCTTAACAGTCCGAGGATTGTCTGCAAAAGATTCTTCAATCATAAACTGACACAGTTTTTGCGTCAGAAATGGTTGTCCTCCTGTCCAAGATAAAATTTCCTTCATTACCACTTCAGGGTAAGGAAATTTCCCTTTTATCCCTTTTGCTAACGGCTCAACTTCATGCAATTGAAAACCAGTCAACGAGATAGCTTGACCAATATTAAAGGGAGTCCGTTGTTTATCCTCAATCAAATTGCTGGGTGATGCAACTCCCAACAAACAAAAGGTGAGGCGTAATAATTCAGGATTATCAACCCGCTTATTATAACAGGCACGAATCAAGGCAAAAAAATCATCTGTGGGAAATTTCAGGCTGAGTACACTATCAATTTCATCAATAAAAATAACGATATTTTCTTGAACTTCTGCAAGTAATATCTCTTCTAAAAACTTCCGAAATCTAGTTACCAGCGAATTTAATTTATTAGCTTCCCACCAATCACCAAAATCTACATCTAAATCAAAACTTTCAATTAAATTATCAATTAAATCTGCATACCATTGCTCTGGTGGGACATTTTGAATCCCGCCAGCCGAAAGGTCAATTGCTGCACATTGTACACCTTCTCCTCTGAGTCTTTGCATGGTTCGCACACGCAAGCTAGACTTTCCGCTTTGTCGAGAGTTTAATACATAACAAAACTTTCCCGCTTTTAGTCCTGCATACAAATCACCGTCAGCTTTGCGGGTGACGTAGGTGCTAGCATTTTCCGGTAGACTTCCAGAGAATTGATACTGGTCAAGCATAACTTCAAAAACCTTAAACTCTGTAGGTTGGGTTGAGGCTTTGCGAAACCCAACAAACCCGGCAAAATGTTGGGTTTCGTTCCTCAACCCAACCTACGAATATTCTACGATTATTCTAAACGCACTGTGAAATACTGACGATATAATTCATAACTGGGAATGCAATCATTACCTGAAAGTTTGACCAATCCTAAACTATGTAACTTGAATGCAATTTCAGTATCTAGCCTGACAGGTGCATTTGCTATTACTACTTTTTTATACCCTAACTCAAGCTGAGAATTATGTTGTAAATGCCATAACTGTTGTCGCAAATGGTCGCTAAAAATTCCCTGTTCTGTTGGCGCAAGCTGCAAAAGTTCTTCTATAG contains these protein-coding regions:
- a CDS encoding AAA-like domain-containing protein codes for the protein MLDQYQFSGSLPENASTYVTRKADGDLYAGLKAGKFCYVLNSRQSGKSSLRVRTMQRLRGEGVQCAAIDLSAGGIQNVPPEQWYADLIDNLIESFDLDVDFGDWWEANKLNSLVTRFRKFLEEILLAEVQENIVIFIDEIDSVLSLKFPTDDFFALIRACYNKRVDNPELLRLTFCLLGVASPSNLIEDKQRTPFNIGQAISLTGFQLHEVEPLAKGIKGKFPYPEVVMKEILSWTGGQPFLTQKLCQFMIEESFADNPRTVKQVVKSRIIENWESQDEPEHLRTIQARILRDEQRAGYLLELYQQIRLRDEQSEITADDTLEQSELQLSGLVVRQQNNLRVYNPIYQEVFNQNWIDNQLKNLRPYSENFRFWVASQGNDASRLLRGKALEEAEAWAKPKSLSYQDRQFLAASKEQEIQEEIAAKEKEAVLKRERKDREATESRNELLSQANKKAQRRISVGIVILVVAVLGAATLGILSRKQVEVANKQVDKAQKNLTQAQQKTKDVQESERKAKDSYAQAISQERKAKENEKLAQQKAIEADKTAKEEKQQAENSKKSASKFKQDAAIARQYLNTANSQLSLAQKKESAILAKLKDKEAELNQTNTKNEETKIEVANVRQLVQLAGELRNKSSSDSDEALRLAALSFNIDNHQLKQALLFAAKSQAYQQLEKWGDAKKEIRESQKNLSTTDKNELNSSYGLQIQVFFLKTQGSVLEQKQEDQEAIKAYTTAFKILKTHTNETDPTKNNPLLTAEDIEAVHRSLLKLLSTNTPAAELRERVEKSLTQHLYAQLEYSLKAKNWQAADRQTHGLMVNIAKDYGNLDYNNINNFSCSDLKTIDQLWVNNSDKRFGFSVQKEIWISTGNRLGIKLDEWNDKDTENYLRFAKAVDWYSFSSYSEINERIKKGLRGVFPYMGKFGVEGWGLLNFFSRVATCKV
- a CDS encoding type II toxin-antitoxin system HicB family antitoxin; the encoded protein is MKIKAIIHPAEEGGYWAEVPALPGCITEGETMEEVLINLKDAIEGWLEAANSSHKLESNAQVVEIAV